One segment of Procambarus clarkii isolate CNS0578487 chromosome 1, FALCON_Pclarkii_2.0, whole genome shotgun sequence DNA contains the following:
- the LOC138356741 gene encoding uncharacterized protein has product MLDKELSLGLIAGPFEVPPFENFKCSPIALREKSTPGKYRLLHNLSYPYTSDNNIYIYTANIPREKTTVTYQSINDAVALVVRRSPGAYLAKCDIAEAFRIVPVNPSNYHLLGFAYGGRYYYEKMLSMGAAPSCRIFETFSDALQWILVEKFGVRDVVKVLDDFLFVSSTYNACLRSLRVFTALCEHLGVPLAPHKTEGPRPCLTFLGLEIDARHMETRLPDDKRTKYMAAVEDALWAESLPLRDLQGIIGKLQFATSVIPGGRAFLRRLHPLTRGVQRPSRLCLLDAEAKLDLRAWHTFLGAFNGITVFPPDGGWGSATALAMCADASSKGYGLTLGATWFRGTWPMDWSRLNIALLELYPFYMGISIFATVLANKRLVCRSDNATVVNVLQSLSARCPLLMQLVRPLVILLLTHNITLLPSHHPGKLNGVCDALSRSQVLPPSFLRDAGLAEKPTAIPQHLLPCNFTLNL; this is encoded by the coding sequence ATGCTCGACAAGGAACTGAGCCTGGGGCTCATAGCGGGCCCCTTCGAGGTCCCCCCATTTGAGAACTTCAAGTGTTCTCCCATAGCCCTGAGAGAGAAGTCTACGCCGGGCAAATACAGGCTCCTGCACAACCTCAGCTACCCCTATACCTCcgacaacaacatatatatatataccgccaACATCCCGCGGGAGAAGACGACAGTGACCTACCAGTCCATCAACGATGCGGTGGCCTTGGTGGTCAGACGCTCGCCGGGGGCGTACTTGGCGAAATGCGACATAGCAGAGGCGTTTCGGATCGTCCCGGTCAATCCCAGCAACTACCACCTACTCGGCTTCGCCTACGGAGGGCGGTACTACTACGAGAAAATGCTCAGCATGGGGGCGGCACCCTCCTGCAGGATCTTCGAGACGTTCTCCGACGCCCTGCAATGGATCCTCGTGGAGAAGTTCGGCGTGCGGGATGTCGTGAAGGTGCTGGACGACTTCCTCTTCGTGAGTTCTACCTATAACGCGTGCTTGCGGAGCCTACGGGTGTTCACTGCCCTCTGTGAGCACCTAGGCGTTCCCCTGGCCCCCCACAAGACTGAGGGCCCCCGCCCCTGCCTCACCTTCCTTGGACTTGAAATCGACGCCCGACATATGGAGACAAGGCTGCCGGACGACAAGAGGACGAAGTACATGGCCGCAGTGGAAGATGCTCTGTGGGCCGAGAGCCTTCCCCTGCGGGACCTGCAGGGGATTATCGGAAAACTGCAATTCGCCACGTCAGTCATACCGGGGGGACGAGCCTTCCTCCGACGACTTCACCCGCTCACACGAGGTGTACAGCGTCCCTCACGCCTCTGCCTGCTGGATGCGGAGGCGAAGCTCGACTTGCGAGCCTGGCACACTTTCCTCGGCGCATTCAATGGAATAACGGTTTTCCCACCAGACGGTGGATGGGGGAGCGCCACGGCCCTCGCGATGTGTGCGGACGCCTCATCCAAGGGTTACGGACTCACACTCGGAGCGACCTGGTTCAGGGGTACCTGGCCTATGGACTGGAGCCGGCTCAACATTGCGCTCCTCGAACTTTACCCGTTCTACATGGGGATATCCATCTTTGCAACAGTGTTAGCAAACAAGAGGCTTGTGTGTAGGTCCGACAACGCCACTGTGGTAAACGTGCTGCAATCTCTGTCCGCCAGGTGCCCCCTCCTCATGCAATTGGTCCGGCCACTGGTAATCCTCCTCCTCACCCATAATATTACGCTTCTTCCATCACACCACCCGGGCAAGTTAAACGGGGTTTGTGACGCTCTTTCCCGGTCGCAGGTACTGCCGCCCTCGTTCCTGCGAGACGCAGGACTCGCCGAGAAGCCAACTGCAATCCCACAGCACCTCCTGCCCTGCAACTTCACCCTGAATCTGTAA